A window of the Pungitius pungitius chromosome 3, fPunPun2.1, whole genome shotgun sequence genome harbors these coding sequences:
- the trim59 gene encoding tripartite motif-containing protein 59 isoform X2 has product MIAALGRNVPPCRRSCSAQSPSAKPGPLASAMDNLEEDLTCSVCYSLFSDPRVLPCSHTFCKACLDNLLRSSTNYSIWRPLRLPLKCPNCRSVVELPPLGVDSLPTNVSLRAIVEKYQSDGAPRQPSCQEHHRQPLNMYCIQDRQLICGLCLTVGRHQGHPIDDLQAAFIREKRTPSQLLARLSEQRWAQVCELGEQLEQEKARCEGLVSQDRREVDQFFQALEAVLARKRHAYLEALDQAGAEEEQLDLVSLGSSVEEEDSPLVFLEEVHVFRERVEEFIKTPLPSVLNLSLTPRAAEHLQQHWPAVTIGSLEDAPVPTVCCCSRCGAAAEADAGGSDGTDGWARRVLLLGLLLLLAAAAMWVEPDGLSLLSHWSQLVHELSSELMMSVCQTAESAQAVLQAAVDGWRSRLSSVGEEASQQLAALFKSLTSH; this is encoded by the exons ATGATAGCCGCGCTGGGCCGAAACGTCCCTCCGTGCAGACG ATCTTGTTCTGCCCAATCCCCATCGGCGAAGCCCGGGCCTCTAGCCTCCGCCATGGACaacctggaggaggacctgaCGTGCTCCGTGTGCTACTCGCTGTTCTCTGACCCGCGCGTCCTGCCGTGCTCCCACACCTTCTGTAAGGCCTGCCTGGACAACCTGCTCCGCTCGTCCACCAACTACTCCATCTGGCGTCCGCTGCGCCTGCCGCTAAAGTGCCCCAACTGCCGCAGCGTGGTCGAGCTGCCCCCGCTGGGCGTAGACTCTCTGCCCACCAACGTGTCGCTGCGAGCCATCGTCGAGAAA TACCAGAGCGACGGCGCGCCGCGGCAGCCTTCCTGCCAGGAGCACCACAGGCAGCCTCTCAACATGTACTGCATCCAGGATCGGCAGCTGATCTGCGGCCTGTGTCTGACTGTCGGGCGGCACCAGGGCCATCCCATAGATGACCTCCAGGCAGCTTTCATCAGGGAGAAACGGACGCCATCGCAACTGCTGGCCAGACTCTCCGAGCAGAGATGGGCACAG GTGTGTGAGCTCggggagcagctggagcaggagaaggcCCGCTGTGAGGGTCTCGTGAGCCAGGACCGACGGGAGGTCGATCAGTTCTTCCAGGCGCTGGAGGCGGTGCTGGCCAGGAAGAGACACGCCTACCTGGAGGCCCTGGACCAAGCTGGCGCAGAG GAAGAGCAGTTGGACCTGGTGTCCTTGGGTTCGTcggtagaggaggaggactccCCGCTGGTCTTCCTGGAGGAGGTTCACGTGTTCAGAGAGCGGGTGGAGGAGTTCATTAAAACCCCGCTGCCCTCGGTGTTAAACCTCTCCCTCACCCCGCGCGCAGCGGAGCACCTGCAGCAGCACTGGCCCGCCGTGACCATCGGGAGCCTGGAGGACGCGCCCGTCCCGACGGTGTGCTGCTGCTCCAGATGCGGCGCCGCGGCGGAAGCCGACGCCGGAGGAAGCGATGGGACCGACGGCTGGGCGCGGCgcgtgctgctgctggggctgctgctgctgctggcggcggcggcgatgtGGGTGGAGCCGGATGGACTCTCGCTGCTCTCGCACTGGAGTCAGTTGGTCCACGAGCTGAGCAGCGAGCTGATGATGTCGGTCTGTCAGACGGCGGAGTCGGCGCAGGCAGTGCTGCAGGCCGCCGTGGACGGATGGAGATCTCGCCTCTCTTCGGTGGGCGAGGAGGCCTCGCAGCAGCTGGCCGCGTTATTTAAAAGTCTGACGTCCCACTGA
- the trim59 gene encoding tripartite motif-containing protein 59 isoform X1 encodes MIAALGRNVPPCRRSCSAQSPSAKPGPLASAMDNLEEDLTCSVCYSLFSDPRVLPCSHTFCKACLDNLLRSSTNYSIWRPLRLPLKCPNCRSVVELPPLGVDSLPTNVSLRAIVEKYQSDGAPRQPSCQEHHRQPLNMYCIQDRQLICGLCLTVGRHQGHPIDDLQAAFIREKRTPSQLLARLSEQRWAQVCELGEQLEQEKARCEGLVSQDRREVDQFFQALEAVLARKRHAYLEALDQAGAEVCEAYDPLIRRVKALQEEQLDLVSLGSSVEEEDSPLVFLEEVHVFRERVEEFIKTPLPSVLNLSLTPRAAEHLQQHWPAVTIGSLEDAPVPTVCCCSRCGAAAEADAGGSDGTDGWARRVLLLGLLLLLAAAAMWVEPDGLSLLSHWSQLVHELSSELMMSVCQTAESAQAVLQAAVDGWRSRLSSVGEEASQQLAALFKSLTSH; translated from the exons ATGATAGCCGCGCTGGGCCGAAACGTCCCTCCGTGCAGACG ATCTTGTTCTGCCCAATCCCCATCGGCGAAGCCCGGGCCTCTAGCCTCCGCCATGGACaacctggaggaggacctgaCGTGCTCCGTGTGCTACTCGCTGTTCTCTGACCCGCGCGTCCTGCCGTGCTCCCACACCTTCTGTAAGGCCTGCCTGGACAACCTGCTCCGCTCGTCCACCAACTACTCCATCTGGCGTCCGCTGCGCCTGCCGCTAAAGTGCCCCAACTGCCGCAGCGTGGTCGAGCTGCCCCCGCTGGGCGTAGACTCTCTGCCCACCAACGTGTCGCTGCGAGCCATCGTCGAGAAA TACCAGAGCGACGGCGCGCCGCGGCAGCCTTCCTGCCAGGAGCACCACAGGCAGCCTCTCAACATGTACTGCATCCAGGATCGGCAGCTGATCTGCGGCCTGTGTCTGACTGTCGGGCGGCACCAGGGCCATCCCATAGATGACCTCCAGGCAGCTTTCATCAGGGAGAAACGGACGCCATCGCAACTGCTGGCCAGACTCTCCGAGCAGAGATGGGCACAG GTGTGTGAGCTCggggagcagctggagcaggagaaggcCCGCTGTGAGGGTCTCGTGAGCCAGGACCGACGGGAGGTCGATCAGTTCTTCCAGGCGCTGGAGGCGGTGCTGGCCAGGAAGAGACACGCCTACCTGGAGGCCCTGGACCAAGCTGGCGCAGAGGTGTGCGAGGCTTACGACCCGCTCATCCGCAGAGTGAAGGCCCTGCAG GAAGAGCAGTTGGACCTGGTGTCCTTGGGTTCGTcggtagaggaggaggactccCCGCTGGTCTTCCTGGAGGAGGTTCACGTGTTCAGAGAGCGGGTGGAGGAGTTCATTAAAACCCCGCTGCCCTCGGTGTTAAACCTCTCCCTCACCCCGCGCGCAGCGGAGCACCTGCAGCAGCACTGGCCCGCCGTGACCATCGGGAGCCTGGAGGACGCGCCCGTCCCGACGGTGTGCTGCTGCTCCAGATGCGGCGCCGCGGCGGAAGCCGACGCCGGAGGAAGCGATGGGACCGACGGCTGGGCGCGGCgcgtgctgctgctggggctgctgctgctgctggcggcggcggcgatgtGGGTGGAGCCGGATGGACTCTCGCTGCTCTCGCACTGGAGTCAGTTGGTCCACGAGCTGAGCAGCGAGCTGATGATGTCGGTCTGTCAGACGGCGGAGTCGGCGCAGGCAGTGCTGCAGGCCGCCGTGGACGGATGGAGATCTCGCCTCTCTTCGGTGGGCGAGGAGGCCTCGCAGCAGCTGGCCGCGTTATTTAAAAGTCTGACGTCCCACTGA
- the trim59 gene encoding tripartite motif-containing protein 59 isoform X3, which yields MDNLEEDLTCSVCYSLFSDPRVLPCSHTFCKACLDNLLRSSTNYSIWRPLRLPLKCPNCRSVVELPPLGVDSLPTNVSLRAIVEKYQSDGAPRQPSCQEHHRQPLNMYCIQDRQLICGLCLTVGRHQGHPIDDLQAAFIREKRTPSQLLARLSEQRWAQVCELGEQLEQEKARCEGLVSQDRREVDQFFQALEAVLARKRHAYLEALDQAGAEVCEAYDPLIRRVKALQEEQLDLVSLGSSVEEEDSPLVFLEEVHVFRERVEEFIKTPLPSVLNLSLTPRAAEHLQQHWPAVTIGSLEDAPVPTVCCCSRCGAAAEADAGGSDGTDGWARRVLLLGLLLLLAAAAMWVEPDGLSLLSHWSQLVHELSSELMMSVCQTAESAQAVLQAAVDGWRSRLSSVGEEASQQLAALFKSLTSH from the exons ATGGACaacctggaggaggacctgaCGTGCTCCGTGTGCTACTCGCTGTTCTCTGACCCGCGCGTCCTGCCGTGCTCCCACACCTTCTGTAAGGCCTGCCTGGACAACCTGCTCCGCTCGTCCACCAACTACTCCATCTGGCGTCCGCTGCGCCTGCCGCTAAAGTGCCCCAACTGCCGCAGCGTGGTCGAGCTGCCCCCGCTGGGCGTAGACTCTCTGCCCACCAACGTGTCGCTGCGAGCCATCGTCGAGAAA TACCAGAGCGACGGCGCGCCGCGGCAGCCTTCCTGCCAGGAGCACCACAGGCAGCCTCTCAACATGTACTGCATCCAGGATCGGCAGCTGATCTGCGGCCTGTGTCTGACTGTCGGGCGGCACCAGGGCCATCCCATAGATGACCTCCAGGCAGCTTTCATCAGGGAGAAACGGACGCCATCGCAACTGCTGGCCAGACTCTCCGAGCAGAGATGGGCACAG GTGTGTGAGCTCggggagcagctggagcaggagaaggcCCGCTGTGAGGGTCTCGTGAGCCAGGACCGACGGGAGGTCGATCAGTTCTTCCAGGCGCTGGAGGCGGTGCTGGCCAGGAAGAGACACGCCTACCTGGAGGCCCTGGACCAAGCTGGCGCAGAGGTGTGCGAGGCTTACGACCCGCTCATCCGCAGAGTGAAGGCCCTGCAG GAAGAGCAGTTGGACCTGGTGTCCTTGGGTTCGTcggtagaggaggaggactccCCGCTGGTCTTCCTGGAGGAGGTTCACGTGTTCAGAGAGCGGGTGGAGGAGTTCATTAAAACCCCGCTGCCCTCGGTGTTAAACCTCTCCCTCACCCCGCGCGCAGCGGAGCACCTGCAGCAGCACTGGCCCGCCGTGACCATCGGGAGCCTGGAGGACGCGCCCGTCCCGACGGTGTGCTGCTGCTCCAGATGCGGCGCCGCGGCGGAAGCCGACGCCGGAGGAAGCGATGGGACCGACGGCTGGGCGCGGCgcgtgctgctgctggggctgctgctgctgctggcggcggcggcgatgtGGGTGGAGCCGGATGGACTCTCGCTGCTCTCGCACTGGAGTCAGTTGGTCCACGAGCTGAGCAGCGAGCTGATGATGTCGGTCTGTCAGACGGCGGAGTCGGCGCAGGCAGTGCTGCAGGCCGCCGTGGACGGATGGAGATCTCGCCTCTCTTCGGTGGGCGAGGAGGCCTCGCAGCAGCTGGCCGCGTTATTTAAAAGTCTGACGTCCCACTGA